CTCGGGGAGGACGCCCGCGCGCGCAGACCACCTGGGCGCGCCCGCGGCCGTCCACGTCGTCGATGGCGTCGGCGCCTCGCCACCGCGGTTGGGCCGCACTCCCGCCACCATGACGACATCCCTTCTCTTCAAAGTCCGCCCCTTCTCTTCTCTCCGCTCGACTCTTTCGTCTTTCCCCACGACTTCGACTTCGCCTCTCTCTCTCGATCTCCTCTCTCTGTCCACTAGCCGTGTTCCTTTAGCGTGAGACGGGGAGCTAGGAATCCACGGCGTCGGAAAAGGCGGTCGCCTGAGGAACCGGTTTCCCCGAGACTTTTGTCCGTCGCGGGATTGGATTCTCCGGCCATGGctctcgccggcctccgccggcaCGTCGGCCGGTTCTTGAGCGCCAGCAATGGTGCGCAATTCGGCTGCTTTTCGATTCCGAGGTTTATCGCCGTTTGGTCCGGAGATTGACGGCCGGCGCGGCTTTCATGTGTTGCGCGTGCAGAGCTCATGGCGGCGTCGCTCTCGGCGGCGAGCTGCGCGGAGGAGATGCAGAAGGCGGAGGGGGGCGAGTGCCgcgacgacgcggcggcgctgcggctcaaggaggtggccatggcggcgataCTGGTGGCCGGGGTGCTCGGGGTGGGCCTGCCGCTCGCGGGCCGGAAGCGCCGCCCCATGCGCACGGACAGCGCCGCGTTCGTGGCGGCCAAGGCGTTCGCGGCCGGGGTCATCCTCGCCACGGGGTTCGTCCACATGCTGCACGACGCCCAGAACGCGCTCTCCAGCCCCTGCCTCCCCGCCGTGCCGTGGCGGCGGTTCCCGTTCCCGGGGttcgtcgccatggccgccgcgctcgccacgcTGGTGCTCGACTTCCTCGCCACAAGGTTCTACGAGGCAAAGCACCGCGACGAGGCCGCGCGCGTCAAGGCAGCCGCTGCAGCCGCGCTCgcagcggcggcctccgcgtcCGCGAGCGAAGAGGACATCACCGTGGTCACCGTCGTCCAGGACGAGCGCAAGGCCCCGCTCCTGCAAACGCACTGCCACAGACACTCGCTCGGACACGGACACAGCCATGGGCACGAGCTGGTGCAAGTAGAGGGCCGAGAGGGGGATGTGTCGGAGCATGTCCGGTCTGTCGTCGTGTCACAGGTGGTTGTTTGATCACCTCATTTGGGATGCTTTGATGCTTCATGGACATGGAGCACACTGTGATGACCACCATTGCCTTGGTTGCAGATACTGGAGATGGGGATAGTGTCTCACTCTGTGATCATCGGGTTGTCACTGGGAGTATCGCGGAGCCCGTGCACAATCAGGCCACTTGTCGCGGCACTTTCATTCCACCAGTTCTTCGAGGGGTTTgcattaggcgggtgcattgcTCAGGTGAGAATTTCAGTAAACTTCTATTGAGTAATTCTCAGTTTCACATTTTTTAATTTGATCAATAAAACTTTACCAAGCTCTATTGGCACTTATGATGTATGATTTTGCACATAGTGAAGAACATGGAAGAGGAATTATTTAGATTGCTCTAGTTTCCAGCAGTTGATCTGTTTGGTAATGTGTGCGAGGTCCTACATTTGCTTTCGTCTGGATTTGCTCATTTGTCAATTTGATGGTTGGGGAATCAGTCTTTAAGAGCATGGACCCCGTCCTTGAAACTTTTAGAAAAGCTAAATTTGTGGATGTTCCATCATGGCATGTCGAATTTTGTTTAAATTAATGAGCAAGAATAAATAGAGTAGTAACATGGCGAGTTTATTTATGCTTTAAATTTACTGTTTATGCAAAAAAATTATCTTGTTATTCCAATATCTCCTCATGAATAAGACAAACCCAAATTAGGTGTTGCTATTCTTAGGTGGAGCGTTATTTATTCTTTGTGGTGCTGGTGTATTTATCAGTCTCTAGTTGCCCACTACTTTTGGGGGGACATCACTCATTGAAACAGACTGTTtgatactactccctccgttctaaaatgtaggtcgttttgggttttctagattcatagtgtttgctatgcacctagatataacatatgtctagatacataacaaaatatatgaatctagaaaagtcaaaacgacttacattttggaacggagggagtatgatgTTGAACTCCTTTAGTTAATATATTATATGATTTCTCATTGCCTCATTGGTGGAAAAATCCAACTGATACTCACGCCTCAGCTTGATATGCGGGGAATGTAATTttgttgtttttctttcaattGTTCCATTTACTAACCTTCCAAGTTGCCTGTTTCTTCCGTGCAAACTGATGTTTGTGACCACTTGACATTATGAATTCAGACCTCCTCTGCACTATTGACCTTCCAAATCATTTGTTTAATGTTTCCAAAACTACTATTTTGGCAATACTTGTACTGCTTTTTATACTTGATCGGTTACAAAAAATGGTAATGGCATGCTAGAGTTCAAACTTTTGACTTTAATAATATAACTGGGTATTTTACTTGTTGCAGTATCTTTTTTTCTCCCCTTGCAGTTTCTGTTTGTTTATTCATGTAAATGGTCATCTATGACTTTTCTCTCAAGTTATGGTTGCCTACTATACTTTATAAATAGGATTTTGCGGAAGCATGACAATTTGGTTGGATGTCCATTTACTGATTGAAGCGTATTAGCACTAAACACGCTCTGAAAAAATGCATGGACATGTTTGCATTTCTTGTTCGCTTTATCTTGACGTTTATTTTTTTTGGTTGGCTGTCTGGTGATGCTGCCTTTTCTCAATTAAATTATCAGTTGACTCACTACCAAATTATCTCCCTACAGGCACAATTCAAGAACCTTTCAGCGGTTCTAATGGCATCATTCTTTGCCATTACAACACCGGCAGGGATAGCTGCTGGGGTAGGCTTATCCACATTTTACAATCCAAATAGCCCAAGGGCTCTTGTGATTGAGGGAATTCTTGACTCAGTGTCAGCTGGCATCCTGATATACATGTCACTGGTGGATCTCATTGCTGCAGACTTCTTGGGTTCAAAGATGACAGGGTCGGTGCGACAGCAAGTGACGGTATACATTGCATTGTTCCTTGGTGCAATCTCCATGTCATCACTGGCAATATGGGCTTGACCGCTTGAGACCTGCCCTTGATCATCAGGTAAAATGTGCAGTAATCCCCTGAGGAAATTCCTGTCTTGTGTGTACAGTGCTAATGTTACGCTCAAGTCTTGCTATGtcggccctgtttgtttccgctttTCTCAGACACGCTTAGATTATAAGCGAAGCGAAGATTTTCTCGCTTCTCACTTTTCGCTTCTAGTAGTTCAAATCTCTGAAGCGGATTACAACAAAAGCGAAAATGAGCAGAGCATTTGGTGGGATTATCGCTCATTTCCACCGATAAGCCGATTATAATCGGAAGCAAATAGGGCCATAGTAGTAGCTTGCTGGGGACTCATCATAGGATGACATGCCCTGTTTTTGAAGGGCATGAAAGAAACACCGCCATATGTAAAAAGTTGGGCTCCTGTACCTTCACTGCCCCAACAATGTCggttccgtaggtgagatgttAAGGCTGGGTTTCTATTGTACTCGAGAGTGCAACTGCTGTGGTTTTCTAAAAGGAACGACGAGCAAGCAATGATATGTATGACAGCCGCTGCCCCAGCTGCTGGCTTTGATTAGATGTTACATTGTTACTGTGGCTGGTCCTCTATTATTGTCAAGTTCTTACGGTGTTGGCAGATTACCGACACTTGAGATCTGCATCCAATGCTTCAGCATCACGGAGGTGGAGTTTCGAATGCACTTTTGTGCTGTGCGGCCCGTGGAGTAGAATCTACCTTTCTTTGCGAGGTGTGATGTTTATGCAGTAAAGTCCTCGAAGGCTCGAATGGCAATGCCTGTAAGTGGAGGATCTAAGCCGAAAGGCAATGTGTGGTGGTTTAAACACCCCCATCCTTTTTCTTTGTGAGTGCACCGTGCTCCTGCTGCTGAAAGTGGCGAAGAACATTCAGACGGCCATGAGAAAATGACAACCACAGTCCACAGGTGGTGGCACAACTTGCCCACCCTTTTTCTTCCCTTTTTGCTTTAGAGTTTTTGACTCGCGCCAGGCCATTCTTTGCAGTTTGGGCTTTTGAGGTGCTTAGTTTTCAACGGGGATAAAagaacccaaaaaaaaaactggatacAAGTTACTGTTCTTTGAATATAAACGTCAAGCTTCCTTATGCATTTAAACTGTCATGCCTCCACTATTATCAATTTTATCAACGTTACTAATACAATTTCTAGGTATACTTTTGTGTGCGCTTCATTTACAAATTTCACCCACCGTTCGTTGCTCTTGTAATTAGGTGGCTTTTGAAAGGGAGTGGGAAACGATGAGGTAGGAGTTTTGAAATCTCTCGTTTTGTTAGTGAAATGCATGGGTCAAAATATGGAAAAGAAATTATACTGTGCGTAGATTGAATATCATGAATCAAATGAAAAGTAAATGACCTGATTTAGGGCCCAATTCTTGCTTTTTGAGAGCAGGTCTGTCTAGGCTTGAAAGTTGCGTGTATGCAGGTCGGCCTGGGCTTGAAAGCATGTGCGGGCTGGCCCTGGCCACTGGATAAGAAATGATCCTTAGTGGGCCACAAGTTCAAAGACATTTGGGACACAACTGAATGAAATGGAAAGGGGGAAGCTGCAtgcttcttttttgtttttttcgaAACGGAGAGCTGCATGCTTGGTCATACTATCAGCAAAGACAGCAAGTCGGTAATGTTCTGCTATGCATACGTTGGTGGAGCCATCCTAACCAAATACGTAGAATGAACTCGTGATAGATCAACTCATCTTAACTCTccttaaaaaaaaactcatatAACACCTCACAATGGATTCCCTGTTTTCCCTTCTAATCCAATTAGACTAAAAACTGCCATGTATGGGTCTGGCCGTCTGTGTTTCAACTTCTTACTCACATTTGAACCCAAATGAAAGAAGCGTGTCATTTCAagcccttttttttttcttttctcactgAGACAACCATCTGCCATCCCATTCCTTCTGCTGCCCTTTTCCTCCACCTAACATCTGTTCGTGCAACCCAACATAACATTTGCATGAAAACTTTTCGccactttgaccactaattagagatattagatgaaatctaattataaaataatcttcacaattatggtactgtagcatgtgctgtagctaataaggtctttgaccgcatgatttgaGGGTGGTTACTGCAGCCAATCATGGTACAacttgactcattagattcgtctcgaaaaatttcACCCATCCATGAAAAAATTTCCTTTTTACGGGGTTTTTTACCAAACACGGCATTTGCATACAGTGCAACAGCAGTCCATGTGCTGGTCGTTTATGTACACCAAAACACCCAAGTGAGTACAGCACTGCACTACTGCTAACCCCCAAACTGCCGCATGGTCCCACAAGGACGGCCCACCAGTCAGTCACCACACTACGGTCCAAAGCACTAGTACTCCGGTTCTCCACTGACCACACTAGTCCTACTCCGGCCTCTGCCGCCTGCATCGTCGCAGCAGCACAGACGCGCTCGTCTCACCGTACGCGCGCGCTACGGGCTGCCGTACAGCCCCTCCACCGCGGGCCCATCCGTCAGGAGCTGCGAGACCCACTcgtcgtcggcatcctcgtcgTTGCCCGCCGCGGGCTGGGGAAatggccacggccacggcaccgccgggggcggcggcgcgcccgcgcgCCCGTCCACGGACGCCATCACCGTGGACGCCGGCCCCGACAGCGACGGCCCGCAGCTCTCCCTGCCCCCGCCCACCGTCACCGTGGCGTACAgcgcggcgcccggcggcgtcggagggcgcggcggcagcggcaggacggcggcgagcctcaTCTCGAGCTCGAGCCAGCTCATCACGACCTCGGCGTCGGAGTCCTCCGCGACGCCCTCGTGCTCGTCGTAGTACTCCGCGTACgggcgctccgccgccaccctcccgaccaccggcggcgtcgtcggagggcgcggcggcggcggcaggaccgcggccccggcggcgagccCGATCTCGAGCTCGAGCCAGCTCATAACCTCGGCGACGGACTCCTCCGCGATGCCCTCGTGTTCGTCGTAGTCCTCCGCGTACAGGCGCTCCGCCACCCTCCCGACAATCGCGGCCACCTCGGAGGCCTCCATCCCTCCTCTCCGGCACCCTGAGGCAGCTGCTGAATGCCGATCGATCGAGCCGAGTGGGGCGGGGGCTTTGCGTGGGTCCGTGCGTGCGTGGCGGTGTGGCCGGCGAGGGGGTCGCCTTTTTATTGTTCCACTGCCACGCGGGCGACCAGGCAGAGCGACGTGGGCGGGCCAGCGGGAGCCGTCGGATGACGAGCGTGAGTTTCCGCAGCCGTGCGATCTCGTAGGGCGAGAGCGACAAGGTGGCCAAGTGACGGTTCTGCCCCTGTAGCGGTAGGCCGTGGCCTGTGGGAGCCTAGGCCCTTTTCTGGAGTTTTTTCGGATGGGAGTGCGCTTCGGGAAACTGCGCTTTTTCAGCGAGGCAGGCTCGTGACACCGTGCAGGGCTCTGCAGGCAGCATTGACGACCTGACCTGACGTGACCTGCTTCTAGGTACTCGCTTGGCACAATGCACGTCCTGCGTCCTGCTGACAGTATGCTACCTCCTGCGTCCTTTTTGCAGTTGATGGTAGAGCAAGTATAAGTATAGTGATCGGCGCGGAGCTGGCGCAATCCGACGTGACAGAGGAAAAAGCGAAGAGAGAGAAATGGACGAGCGTTTCCCCACTCGCCCGCTTCAGCCGGCGGAGAGGCGATGGAGCCCCTGCCTGCTATTGGCTGCCATCCGTGGGGCCCTTCACCCACCGCTGCGAGCTGGAGTCTGAGACGCCAGCAGGCCGGCGACTTTATTAGTTTTGCTCTTACATGCAACTtacgccgtgtttagttccacgaAAAAATTTGTGttagaattttattaatttgaagtattaaatgaaatttatttataaaattttttacacagatggattgtaaatcgcgagacgaataatcaatgattaatcaataattagttgGTGGTTACTGTAgaatcactgttgcaaatcatggattaagtaggctcattagattcgtctcgcgatttacaacccatctatgcaaaaaaaatttataaataaatttcatttaatacttcatgcatgtgtcgaaacattcgatgtgtcATTTTTTtccgtttacggggtttatggagCGTCGTGTGAACAGGCCTTAAAATGAGCTACTGTACTTTGGTAGCTGGTAGTAGTTCATGGCCTAGATTCGGTCCAACTTAAAGTGAACTAAAGGAAACTATAAGAATTAGTAGAAAATGAAATACAATACCCCAATACAGAATGGGATTATATATGAGAACTATCAAGATAAAAAAGCATTGCCATTGTTTTAGTCCCGTGTTTCATTCTGTCTTTTTTTTCACCCCTACATATTCCCACGTAACATAAAGAGGTGCAACGAAAATACAAGAGAAAAGGTCCACAAACTCTTGCTCGGATAGCATCCACCAGTATCCATTTGCACCGATGCCATGTTGGAGCCGAGCGCATCCGTGATCCGTCCCTGCTGCAACTGCAAATCTGCAATGGACGTCTACTACGCCAATCCTCGTTGGTTCGCCCCTGACAGGCTGCCGGATGCATTCATAGGCGGTCTCAgagcccgtttagtttccaaaatttttcacacACTACAGTAACTTGCAACGTTTAACtattaatttagagtattaaatatggataactgacaaaacctaTTTCATAACCCCTGagtgaaatcgcgagacgaatctaataaatctaattatgCAATAATTAGACAATgctgtgctacagtaaccaacctctaatgacaCATTAATTAGCCTTaatagattcgcctcgcgatttcccgtccatccgtgtaattagttttataattaatttatatttaatacttctaattagtgatcaaacggTCCAAAAAATTTTTGTctcaaaattttttggaaactaaacggcccctcagGCAGCAGGAGCAGAGGAACGGATCCGTCGCATTGACTCGCGGAGATCGACGGATCCTGTTCGGTTTGGATAGAAGCCCGCGCTGGTTGGGCTGATTACACTGTAGCTACAGTGTTCCACGCTGACAACAACGGTCACCGTCCATCAACCCCagaagttttttcttttttatatttaaaaaaaattaaaatttcaaaaatatatgtctgttttggaaaatttcaaaaatataccccctTCGCCCCTATgcgggggcgacagggctcaaatgtattttttttcttcttcaaatttgcaacaaagtccctggagagaaaaaaagaggggcctgtcgcccccccaacgggcgacaggcccctgtcgcccaccccaggggcgaccgaCCAGTGGGCCCAGCCTACAGGCGCtaggggggccggtcgcccctcccgcgggcgacaggggggcctgtcaccccccccccccccggcgaccGGGTCAGCCATCCCTATATAAGGCCTCCCCCCTCATTCTCTCCTCATTTGACCTAAAaaaatccaccaaaaatccaaaaaaagagaggggtgaggagaagggaagcagcgaagctctgccgaattccgcacttgtgatctaccggtaacttctgtataaattcgttgatattgtataacaatttaatttaattagcagattagttgaattagatttggtgctttagaacactggtttagtattacaatttgagtactattacagactttttcaaataaaataattatacattagaatagaattaagacagtaccttattgatattatagtataagacaatagaattatgacattacctatattttcacgcaacgatttggtatacgatatgtgtattgcttaaatcattgtttgttatttggcgcaccaTACTATAGCGcaaatgtcttcgtcaggatcaacctacattccgtggagcaagtgtaaagccaccaTATCCGAatgaattgatgtgccaatgtgcttctgcggttcgttatgcaagttcacgcaatctgaggttttaggagatgactacgacatgaggttctttatgtgtgacaactacgaatatgatccacctaagcgatacaacaaagaccgggccaaggtagcaggagaacatacgctatttttctctgtgacctaacattgagttatgattctaacttgtgttggacaaagtctcctccgcctctttgtgattttatgcagtggttcgacaccgtgcagtcgcagcaggcaaaggacattgtggaacaaaaagcaaggtgggctgcagaacgttggcgccgaatgaagcacgaggaacagcaagaggagaagcgcaagaaagagcaagaagagatccgcaagaggatggaggaggtggatcgtaaggcggcggccgaacgtgaagctgacagggagagaaagcgagagagggcacgctgtgcgaaggaagccggggccgaagcaattaggaagggcaaatatcctaggtgcactcagtagagtagtaccatgtaattccggcattttacattccataaggcatggtaggtttagatgcaacaagaaattatcttgtcgcgtgtacatgccactgcaattagttgtttatgttttaagttgagagcttaactctgtgtgttgtagcctttaccattaatttgcagttgtagccgggagtctatgaaatctttgaacttgtctttaatattttcggagcttttcatgtcactagaatactaaaaaaacacacattttattaatataacgataagaattaagaactaagaaatacatcggggtctgctgctaaaaagcacacattttcatgtcactagaatactaaaaagcatccggagacctcacctgccgacgatgatgacgactacacgctccaatagctcaaaatagaaaccatagtgtatctagctgcgagtacgagatcacaggttgccactgctcagcacggcgatcatgggtttcccaaatgtcgcattctttgcccagacatacgtgacccaatagcagtgcccttccaccatttcaaatagATGTGACaagacggcaaccacaccagctcaccttcaaagcagtctctctggcgaggacgacggacctgtcattctacagcgaaggtctgtggcgtgtagtggggaaggcggcatctaggcgcgatcgaccgagcggcagcaatgcagtgctgtgagtctgcatgcacagagatgcatcgagtagtcatttcgagcatcgaatctagccttttcagtgttaggtcagctagcctcttcactgtgttgtcatgtaggttttttaggtgcatttacactctacactccgggtatcagacctttgtgcgcctataaatactcccaagtttgtgaactcccagcacaactcaaacaccaaacctcattgtatacccaatgtctgtaggtgggtctagcgggaagaattactatggttttgggaaaggaaaagggggaagaaagggagaccccataatatgggaggggcctcttggacctgattcctttccggaaccagtgtttgagtttccgccatagcacaagagtgaatttaccaatgaaaaaCTTCTCTTCGataatacgataaccgtagagaaccgtggccaaaatgcagacatggtgcggactgcttagtgcagatgtgcactgacgggatggatgacggtcggcgtttctttaaatgtccacacgcatgggtaatactcggttgtttcatttctttatcttcaatgagacaccttacatgaaatttattttacagtcttccgatgctccagaaaactgtggttttactaggtgggtagatcctgcaccaattgattctgttcaggagttcatcgagtacctccagataaagatctttgatctggaatgcaaggtgaaccattatgaggaagtgagcgagggtaacaaagacgacgaagttgatgataccagcaatgcagccggttcacaggatgaaccatgcactattccttactgcaactgcccttgtcacaagaagaagggccctgcgcctccggcaccaccgcctgcaccacctgcaatgggtggataatgaggagaaggctcaacgcagtttgctacgtgggggtacggctactaggactaccctagtgctagtgacatgctgcatcgttgtgtttgttctgtttttttaattacctaaggcatattaggttagtccggaatctgtttaccgtagtttgtaacgggttctgacatgccactgcatgtgtgatgtgtttttcattatcattgtattatgaagtaaaatttggtggttcacattacgtaatgcatttcttagttcttatttcttatttgtgtgatgtttatttgtaatgagatagctgtagACTGCTTATTTATACATTTCAATGTTCGTcactgatcactctcgtattttccattacatacaatagatggtatgtttatacttcgatgctccattacgactaagtacgattcaaactcgacattatatacatgtccagtgaatgcaagttcgGTACGAGACATatatacaagcataatacaacattaacaatactaaatgcgaatacatcttaaaccgatgaacatcatatgttatagatcatggcatgaaatcatctaggtcatcatcccagttgacagatggtggtgctgcaggtggtgtagtatggctcggcgaacctcttggctttccctttctctcttttctggatctacgttcatgtacagggtgaggaacatcatgtgttggaggccatggtttgggggggcatgaagtcatccatgtcgtcatcccagttaacacaagtttgtgctgcaggtggtgcaacatgacttgacgaacctcttgtctttctctttgtctcctttctgattctaggttcatgtactgggggaggaacatcatgtgttggaggtcatggtttggggggcatgaagtcatccatgtcgtcatcccagttaacacaagttggtggttgaggtgctgaagcatgactcgacaaacctccgggcatctgttcttgcgcaggccaagtactatcacccgaagatcttatccgcctccttcgtctagtttgcggcataattccaccgaagatacataccaatttatggaaatttggtatcgttttgttaatcaactccgtgtcctcggggtaatcctagcataaaattaaaaaaataatgttactgtttcataaatatggattcgaaatgatggacgggattagaactgaatgagagttaccttaatgtgcatctcatacacctctggccgcatccatatcttacaagaactttgtaagaatccaatgatattaggatgatttgtTAGTTCatatactctcatgtatatcttccgacgttctagcaggtgttcatttacatcttgcgtcgtaatacctcgaaataatgtgaaatctttaaactctactactttggacaacaccatctctatcgtatcatccgctaatggatccaacttcttactgataacaagatgggtcatgatatcaagtattataatagatttttcttcggtccatgaaaatcctccaaaatttgaggcagccattgccttatgctgcaatatcaataaggtactgtcataattctattctaatgtataattattttatttgaaaaagtctgtaatagtactcaaattgtaatactaaaccagtgttctaaagcaccaaatctaattcagctaatccactaattaaattaaattgttatacagtatcaatggattcatacggaagttacctgtagatcaggagtactcaattcggcagagcttcgccgcttttcttctcctcacccttctcttttttcctgaatttttaggctcaaatgacaaagggaatggcggcgaatggcggccagggcttaaaTAGAAGGgaaggcccctgtcgccccccccccaacgggctttggttgtgggagaggcttcatcaacggatcagcaacgtttgaatccgtgtgcaccttgcaaaccttcacatcacctctctcaacaaa
The nucleotide sequence above comes from Panicum virgatum strain AP13 chromosome 3K, P.virgatum_v5, whole genome shotgun sequence. Encoded proteins:
- the LOC120697662 gene encoding zinc transporter 7-like isoform X2 — protein: MALAGLRRHVGRFLSASNELMAASLSAASCAEEMQKAEGGECRDDAAALRLKEVAMAAILVAGVLGVGLPLAGRKRRPMRTDSAAFVAAKAFAAGVILATGFVHMLHDAQNALSSPCLPAVPWRRFPFPGFVAMAAALATLVLDFLATRFYEAKHRDEAARVKAAAAAALAAAASASASEEDITVVTVVQDERKAPLLQTHCHRHSLGHGHSHGHELVQVEGREGDVSEHVRSVVVSQILEMGIVSHSVIIGLSLGVSRSPCTIRPLVAALSFHQFFEGFALGGCIAQAQFKNLSAVLMASFFAITTPAGIAAGTSWVQR
- the LOC120697662 gene encoding zinc transporter 7-like isoform X1 — encoded protein: MALAGLRRHVGRFLSASNELMAASLSAASCAEEMQKAEGGECRDDAAALRLKEVAMAAILVAGVLGVGLPLAGRKRRPMRTDSAAFVAAKAFAAGVILATGFVHMLHDAQNALSSPCLPAVPWRRFPFPGFVAMAAALATLVLDFLATRFYEAKHRDEAARVKAAAAAALAAAASASASEEDITVVTVVQDERKAPLLQTHCHRHSLGHGHSHGHELVQVEGREGDVSEHVRSVVVSQILEMGIVSHSVIIGLSLGVSRSPCTIRPLVAALSFHQFFEGFALGGCIAQAQFKNLSAVLMASFFAITTPAGIAAGVGLSTFYNPNSPRALVIEGILDSVSAGILIYMSLVDLIAADFLGSKMTGSVRQQVTVYIALFLGAISMSSLAIWA